GTCCTCTCTGGAGCCGATGGCGGAATCTATCTCGATGAAACAAGGGCCCTCGATACTCTTTACAACGGTGAATTTCCACTTTAGGTCTTCATAGGTATCGACTTTAACAGCATAAGCATACCCACATGCTTTTGCAACGGATACGAAATCGACAGAATTAGCAACAGTGGGCATTCCACCGACAGATTCGTGTGCGAAATTATTGATGATTATATGAATTAAATTAACGGGCTTCACAGCACCAACAGTGGCCATGGATCCCATGTGCATTAGTGCAGAACCGTCTCCGTCGATGCACCAGATGCGGGTTTTAGGTTTGTTAATCGCGATGCCAAGGGCTATGGAAGAGCTGTGGCCCATTGAACCAACGGTCAAGAAATCATTATTGTGTCCTTGTCCAAGGGACTCTCTAACTTCGAAGAGTTCTCTTGAGGTTTTTCCAGTAGTCGAGACAATGGGGTCATCACCGCTAGCTTTTACAATGAGTTTTATGATTTCTTCCCGAACAAGTTTGCTTTTGTTCTTGTAAGATACCTTGTTGGAGTAGGTGAACGCTCCTTTCTGAACTATAAAAGCGACCTGTCTACCCTTATCCAGAAGAGGTTGCCATTCTTTGAACTGGGAAGATACATCTTCGATGTCTGTATCTTTGCCAATAATCATGAACGGTACATCCATAACATTCATGAGTTCCGTGGTTACCTTACCTTGCTGTATGTGCTGGGGTTCGTCATGAACCCCGGGCTCACCTCTCCATCCGATGATGAAGATACAAGGGATGGCGTAGACCTCTTCGCTAATTAGCGATGCAAGCGGGTTTATGATGTTGCCTTCTCCGGAGTTCTGCAAGTAGACGACTGGCACTTTTCCAGTTGCAAGGTGGTAACCTGCTGCCAGACCGACGGAGTTTCCTTCGTTGGCGGCTATGAGGTGATGTTTCGGGTCGATACCATAGGTGTCCATCAGATAATCGCACAGCTGCCTGAGCTGGGAATCCGGGACGCCGGTAAAGAAATCCGCACCGAGTATCTTTGCAAAGTCGCCTGCATCCATTTTCAGACCTCAGAGTTCGTCTATAAGTGAGATGATGTCCTTGATCGGAAGTAGACGGGAGTCGACTTCTTGGGCCCGGTGGTACCTGAGGATGTCCTTCGCGGTCTGTTCCATGGCGGGGAACGCGCTGCGGGTGAGCTGGTTGGCGTAGATGACGATGTTCACACCATGTTCAGCAAGTTCCGATTCGGTGATGGAGTTGAAAGAGGTCGGGACGACCACGATGGGAGTGTCCTTGTTCTCCTTCCTGAACAGGTCGCAGAACTCGAGGATCTCCGCGGGATCATTTTTCCTGCTGTGGATCATGATTCCGTCCGCTCCCGCGGCAACATATGCCCTGGCCCTGGCTAAAGCGTCATCCATGCCCTGTTCCAGGATGAGGCTCTCGATCCTGGCGATGATCATGAAGTCATCGGTGAGCTGCACCCTCTTCCCGGCCTT
This is a stretch of genomic DNA from Thermoplasmatales archaeon BRNA1. It encodes these proteins:
- a CDS encoding phosphonopyruvate decarboxylase, with amino-acid sequence MDAGDFAKILGADFFTGVPDSQLRQLCDYLMDTYGIDPKHHLIAANEGNSVGLAAGYHLATGKVPVVYLQNSGEGNIINPLASLISEEVYAIPCIFIIGWRGEPGVHDEPQHIQQGKVTTELMNVMDVPFMIIGKDTDIEDVSSQFKEWQPLLDKGRQVAFIVQKGAFTYSNKVSYKNKSKLVREEIIKLIVKASGDDPIVSTTGKTSRELFEVRESLGQGHNNDFLTVGSMGHSSSIALGIAINKPKTRIWCIDGDGSALMHMGSMATVGAVKPVNLIHIIINNFAHESVGGMPTVANSVDFVSVAKACGYAYAVKVDTYEDLKWKFTVVKSIEGPCFIEIDSAIGSREDLGRPTTTPVENKEAFMRHLSE